From a region of the Corythoichthys intestinalis isolate RoL2023-P3 chromosome 7, ASM3026506v1, whole genome shotgun sequence genome:
- the stx6 gene encoding syntaxin-6: MSMEDPFFVVKGEVQKALSGAQSLHGRWSLLLSEGGGASKEEMDWTANELRNSLRSIEWDLEDLDETVGIVESNPKKFNLDGAELAKRKAFIAATRRAVKEMKERMSAGPAVTFADKRAANEYGAPERRANADFLEEQQLQQQLMAEQQDEQLQLVSGSIGVLKNMSERIGLELDQQADALDDMGQEMERAHSRLDNVMKKMAKVSHMTSDRRQWCAIGVLLGVLLLVLVLLFVL, from the exons CGAGGTGCAGAAGGCGCTGAGCGGCGCTCAGAGCCTCCACGGGAGATGGAGCCTGTTGCTGTCGGAAGGGGGCGGCGCCTCCAAGGAGGAGATGGACTGGACCGCCAACGAGCTGAGGAACAGCCTGCGCTCCATCGAGTGGGACCTGGAAGACCTGGACGAGACGGTCG GCATCGTGGAGTCCAACCCTAAGAAGTTCAACCTGGACGGCGCCGAGCTGGCCAAGAGGAAAGCCTTCATCGCCGCCACCAGGCGCGCCGTCAAG GAAATGAAGGAGCGCATGTCCGCCGGTCCGGCCGTGACCTTCGCGGACAAGCGG GCGGCGAACGAGTACGGGGCGCCGGAGCGCCGAGCCAACGCCGACTTTCTGGAggagcagcagcttcagcagcag CTGATGGCGGAGCAGCAGGACGAGCAGCTGCAGCTGGTGTCCGGAAGCATCGGCGTCCTCAAGAACATGTCGGAGCGCATCGGCCTGGAGCTGGACCAGCAAGCCGA CGCGCTGGACGACATGGGCCAGGAGATGGAGCGGGCGCATTCCCGACTGGACAACGTCATGAAGAAAATGGCCAAAGTGTCCCACATGACTAGCG ATCGCCGCCAGTGGTGCGCCATCGGCGTGCTCCTGGGCGTCCTCCTGCTGGTCCTCGTCCTCCTCTTTGTCCTGTGA
- the tmco1 gene encoding calcium load-activated calcium channel, protein MSTMFADTLLIVFISVCTALLAEGITWVLVYRTDKYKRLKAEVEKQSKKLEKKKETITESAGRQQKKKIERQEEKLKNNNRDLSMVRMKSMFAIGFCFTALMGMFNSIFDGRVVAKLPFVPLSYIQGLSHRNLLGDDYTDCSFIFLYILCTMSIRQNIQKMLGLAPSRAATKQAGGFLGPPPQAAKFS, encoded by the exons ATGAGTACAATGTTTGCGGACACGCTCCTCATCGTCTTCATCTCCGTGTGCACCGCGCTGCTAGCCGAAG GAATCACGTGGGTGCTGGTGTACCGCACGGACAAGTACAAGCGGCTCAAGGCGGAGGTGGAAAAGCAGAGCAAAAAAC TGGAGAAGAAGAAGGAAACCATCACGGAATCGGCGGGACGCCAGCAAAAGAAGAAGATCG AGAGACAAGAAGAGAAACTCAAGAACAACAATCGGGATTTGTCCATG GTGCGCATGAAGTCCATGTTCGCCATCGGCTTCTGCTTCACCGCTTTGATGGGCATGTTCAACTCCAT TTTTGACGGGCGCGTGGTGGCCAAGCTGCCCTTCGTGCCGCTCTCCTACATCCAGGGCCTGTCGCACCGCAACCTGCTGGGCGACGACTACACCGACTGCTCCTTCATCTTCCTCTACATCCTTTGCACCATGTCCATTCGACAG AACATCCAGAAGATGTTGGGCCTGGCTCCCTCCAGGGCGGCTACCAAGCAGGCGGGGGGCTTCCTGGGACCCCCTCCCCAAGCCGCCAAGTTCTCCTGA
- the LOC130919078 gene encoding protein AATF-like — translation MANSFSRQLEELLNPLPKFADPEDDHDEATKARLSEAFADDDVEEEVGVGILRKKNAVPLADSDGRYLGKAVSRQQIFPHDEDDQQDDDDYYDDDDDINEKDEDGVREHEEEEDGSDEELEDEEEEEDDDGEEAKAEASEQESDDLGAGEMDLEDGDVRAFSRAKAGEEAEKGQAVRRQLALWDRLLRTRIQMQKALAGANRLPRPHVLPRFRARGGAPLAAALRDARRASEALRSSLADLHLRLLRQSAVTSVPETPNEGNAEDYSETAARRFAAFRPHGNTVLREWQDKTRLSSAKGGRFAALERDAPAQVEQILGDRERLLRRTRARRSDYRVLGDPPLRLPSPEEDGGAQRGAAAEEDEDAFDDDDFYHQLLRELIERKTAGEGGRQWLRIQKLRGKMKKKRVDTKASKGRKVRFHAHAKLLNFMAPVVRADDLARDARDQLFRGLFAVPDTRYVAG, via the exons ATGGCAAATTCCTTCTCGCGGCAGCTCGAGGAGCTCCTTAACCCGCTGCCAAAATTCGCCGATCCCGAGGACGACCATGACGAGGCCACCAAAGCCCGACTCAGTGAGGCCTTCGCCGATGACGACGTCGAGGAGGAGGTCGGCGTCGGCATCCTGCGAAAGAAAAACGCCGTCCCTCTGGCCGACAGCGACGGAAGGTACCTGGGCAAGGCTGTCAGCCGACAGCAGATCTTCCCCCACGACGAAGACGACCAACAAGACGACGACGATTACTATGATGATGACGACGACATAA ACGAGAAAGACGAGGATGGCGTCCGTGAGCATGAGGAGGAAGAAGATGGTAGTGATGAAGAATTAGAggatgaggaggaggaggaggatgatGATGGAGAGGAGGCCAAAGCAGAGGCGTCCGAACAAGAATCGGACGATCTCGGCGCCGGCGAGATGGACTTGGAAGACGGCGACGTGCGGGCCTTCTCCCGGGCCAAAGCGGGCGAGGAAGCGGAGAAGGGCCAGGCGGTCCGTCGCCAGCTGGCGCTGTGGGATCGGCTGTTGCGGACACGCATCCAGATGCAGAAAGCGCTGGCCGGCGCCAACCGCCTACCCCGCCCGCACGTCCTCCCGCGCTTCCGGGCCCGAGGCGGCGCCCCGCTGGCCGCCGCCCTCCGGGACGCGCGTCGGGCTTCCGAGGCTTTAAGGAGCTCCTTGGCGGACCTCCACCTCCGGCTGTTGCGGCAGAGCGCCGTCACGTCCGTCCCGGAGACCCCGAATG AGGGGAATGCGGAGGACTACTCCGAGACGGCGGCCCGGCGTTTCGCCGCCTTCCGGCCGCACGGCAACACCGTCCTGCGTGAGTGGCAGGACAAAACGCGGCTGAGCTCGGCCAAGGGCGGTCGCTTCGCGGCGCTGGAGCGCGACGCCCCCGCCCAAGTGGAGCAGATCCTCGGAGACCGGGAGCGGCTGCTCCGACGCACGCGCGCGCGGCGCTCCGACTACCGAGTCCTCGGAGACCCGCCGCTTCGGCTCCCTTCTCCGG AGGAGGACGGCGGCGCTCAGCGGGGCGCGGCGGCCGAGGAGGACGAGGACGCCTTCGACGACGACGACTTTTACCACCAGCTGTTACGCGAGTTGATCGAGCGCAAGACGGCGGGGGAGGGCGGGCGCCAGTGGCTGCGGATCCAGAAGCTGCGCGGCAAAATGAAGAAGAAGCGGGTGGACACCAAGGCCAGCAAAGGTCGCAAGGTCAGGTTCCACGCGCACGCCAAGCTGCTCAACTTCATGGCGCCCGTCGTCCGCGCCGACGACCTGGCCCGCGACGCCCGCGACCAACTCTTCCGGGGGCTGTTTGCCGTCCCCGACACTCGCTATGTGGCGGGCTAG
- the magoh gene encoding protein mago nashi homolog codes for MSTSDFYLRYYVGHKGKFGHEFLEFEFRPDGKLRYANNSNYKNDVMIRKEAYVHKSVMEELKRIIDDSEITKEDDALWPPPDRVGRQELEIVIGDEHISFTTSKIGSLIDVNQSKDPEGLRVFYYLVQDLKCLVFSLIGLHFKIKPI; via the exons ATGTCCACCAGCGACTTCTACTTGAGGTATTACGTCGGCCACAAAGGCAAATTCGGACACGAGTTCCTGGAGTTTGAGTTCAGGCCCGATG GCAAACTGCGCTACGCCAACAACAGCAACTACAAGAATGACGTCATGATCAGAAAGGAG gCGTACGTCCACAAAAGCGTGATGGAGGAGCTGAAGAGGATCATCGACGACAGCGAGATCACCAAAGAGGACGACGCGCTGTGGCCGCCGCCCGACCGCGTGGGAAGACAG GAGCTGGAAATCGTCATCGGGGACGAGCACATTTCTTTCACCACCTCCAAAATCGGCTCCTTGATCGACGTCAACCAGTCCAA GGATCCCGAAGGTTTACGCGTCTTTTACTACCTGGTGCAGGACCTGAAGTGTCTGGTCTTCAGCCTGATCGGACTTCACTTCAAGATCAAGCCCATCTAA